The genomic segment gaaaattttctttaaaaaattaattaaaaagcgATATTCAAAATTcggggattttgagaaattgtaccctaacgtattgggtctcaATTTCTTCGCATGACTTGAAtaattgattatccttttcagatttcaaaatttgagtttaacaaaatctttttaattttcgacaccaagacattaaataattaatttggtaccgatttttgggcgttacgagggtgctaacccttcctcgtgcgtaactgactcccgaactcgttctctcaaatttcgtagaccagaataatttttaaggtgagccgatcacacctcaatcaaggatcggtggcgactccacttttttgtttttaaagtcgacaactaaatttttgttttcaaaaaaatggtttcgacaagttatatccatttttttaattacCCCTCTATACAATTCaagataaaataaatgaaatatataaattttcttttaccaaatatatataaatttcaaaaataaaaattaaaaaatcctaaaaatagaagaaatatataaaaaatccgaaaaaaatgtatataaaaaatctaaatatatataaatttaaaaggaatatatttgataaaagtaaGGACGTTGGAACTAGGGGTGTAACAGACTGGTGTCCACAATGTTTAGAGAATGGCATAGGGTAGGAGAGATGTAAGACTGACTGGACAAGTGAGACGAACGGCTGGATGATCGTGCGGCTTGAGTTGTGTTTGAGCGATGCACGAGCAATCAGTGTGTGGTGGTGATGGGCAGGTGAGATGATTGGTGGGTGGCGGTGCTGGGTAGATGGGGTGCAGCAATGGGATGAGTTATTAAcctaaaaactaatattttgtcTATAATTTGAAAAAGTATAATTATACTATTTATTAAACTTTTTATTGAATTAGTGTTACATTTAATTAGGTCATCAACTTGATTAAAATATTAcggaaatattattttataattaaaataaattataatattacggaaatattattttataattaaaataaattatattatttcagagtaatttaattttttaattttaaaaaaattaataaaaaacacATATGGTGGGATTAAGATAGGTTATATTTTTTAGGgtatttagttttttaattttaaaaaattaataaaaatacttaCATAGTGAGATTTGAACCAAAACCAATTGTAttattaaaatttgtaattatcactcaattaaaactttattttaatattgttatacattttaatatttaatatgcaCACTTCATTACCTACatcaattgtatatctatactatttattaagtGTTTTTTTGAGTTGGTGCTGCGCTCAACCAAGTCATGAACTCAGTTAAGGAAATTACGGAAACACCCTTCTGTAATTAAAATAACTTATATTATTCTAGGATAATTTAGTCtatattaatgtatttaattgagtttgtgtcacaagttaactcaacgctaactcaagattgatgataacaccatgataaataattttaatctaatttttttcatttgaacttcatatatatttcatgtgttattattaattagtttcaaacaatacatttcattatttattttatattatttttaaacacacatttatGTTCAAAACTTGTGATTTTCACACGCATACACGTGCAATACTGTAATACCCCTAACATTTATTCGTTGCCAGagcagggttacggagcattaccggactttacAGATTAAATACgaatatttcacaacatttaaTAAACATATCCGAAATCAATCATAAattactcatattgtcccttttataagccttcgaggcccaaaatatgcatttgaaATAAATCGGGACTCAACcgaaaactcaaagaatttttcctaaaatttcaaaattttttcttaGGAGCAagtgacacacgcccatgtggctcacacagtcaggagacacgcccatgtcgtAGACCGTGTGGGctttcgatgtgaggcacacagccgtgtTCCAACCCACGTTCattcccgtgtaactctctggctCGGGTCACACAgtcaaccacacgcctgtgtgctaggccgtgtgtaaggTGCAGGGGtgacacggccaagccacacggcattgtgctaggctgtgtgcaaaaacctgggtattctgtttcgaaattttaagatgcaggaaTAACACGtccagaccacatgcccatgtgctcggtcgtgtgtcacacacggctaagacacacacccttATCTCTGCCTgcgtggacgaaaataggtcattttatggCCTCTTTTCTCACTCATTCTTGACTTCAACCTACACACctcaaatttcatacatatagGCCATAACAAGATCTCTAAAACAACCAATTCCTAACTTTAATATggtcatattatcacatatattctAACATTCCAATTAGAACATAAAACAATTCACACATGTAACTACTTATATCAACACGTTTTACCAATTTATTCATCACTAAGCTTAGGAACTATCCATCCATTAACCACACTAATACTATACCAAACATGATAGAACCATTCATATATAAGTTAACTTCAAACATAAACAAAATGTAACTCTTGACATTTACACAACCATttcaatccctatacatgccatataaaccataatatGTATTGCAAAATCTACCGGAACAAGTTGGATTGTGTGGCAGGATATGTTGATCCAACCTCCCAGCTTTTCAAAAATCTACAAataacattaaacaacacaagtaagcttaatgaagcttaatAAATTCGTTGgctttaaacataaatcttaccgaacatattataacaatacatttaaataaatcattcaatataAAATTCCTACCAAACACAACTTCAGTCGATGAATTCACTTATTTCAGATCAATATCAAcaataactttaaatttttagaCAATATTTCCATATGTCACTTACCAACCTTGTCAAATCGGAGAACGTCTtatggatatgagtacatcgtataCAAATGCCCGAAGGCTGcacagaagcacataagtgctaaacagaaacccatgAGGATTgaacggaagctcataagagctgaacggaaacccataagggttaaactgaagctcaaaagagctaaacggaaacccattagggttaaacaaaaactcatatgagttaactgaagttcatgagagctaaacagaaagtaaacacaaaagttcgcaacaaatgttaaATCtcaatttacttgggtaattttccGTCAATTCCTCCTTTGCAGTGAACGACTGTTCTCAATCCCGTGTTCTGTTTGCTTcggatattcaattcaatttcataactttaacaataattttattttcagcaaataatatgaataaatacataatactgttcatcaatttaatatataacattaaagtttaaccatacgaacttacataGGTTAAATTATGGAATTTTTTagtagttcagggactattctgctaatttccctttttcacgATTATCTAtgggctcttgatctaaaatataaaattattcattcattagcatatatttcaattctaattcacttcacaattaatacccttaaatttttaaaattacacaattacctcaacttttataatttttttttacaatttagtccctcaccaaTCAGCCtatcaaatgagctaatttttctcaattgaaaatttatctaaatattctaaacTATCATACAACCTTTGATCAACAGAATTTTagtatcaaaccctaatatttaatcTTTCACAATTTGTTCCTAAAatcattttctattaaaattacttgataaaatcatcatataataaaattaaatctctaaatccatgttaattcatcaatggtaactttcaaagttacccataaaatcaaaaactaatgacataaataattggacctaattgtaaaagttttaaaaatacaaaaatttaagaaaagagcaagaattaaactcgcatgaagtaaaaatatgaaaatctagCTGAAAGGTTCTCCTATGGCGCTTTTGGACTGAAAATTTGTGAAGAAACGTCTAGAATTCAACTTAGtcacttgttttattttaaatttcaactaaattaccattttacccttatttcacactatttttgtttatttcttctaCCCTTATGCCGCCTCAGCCAACATACTTAGGCTAAATTATTTCTTAAGTCCTCACTATTTaccaattaagtcatttaatcacttttaattagcaagttttacatttttttgatttagctctttttatttaattaaccatcaaaacgttataattttttaacgaaactttaatactaactcaatggcacttcgtaaatatttataaaaatatttacggcttggttTATGAAATcaaggtctcaatacctcgtttttGAAACCACTTAACTTAATACTttcttctaaaacacaaatcactatttcaaaagtcttcctaaaatcacatttaactcataaatattaaataataaaattttcgaactcactcgtcggatttagtggtcTTGGACCACTGTTTTCGATACCACTAAAAATTGGACTGTTACAAAtacaatttctaatattttttaaattattagaattttctaaatttttatacgaGGTGAGGGGGGGAGTAAAAACGAAtgttaactaaaaataattaagaaaaccAATTTAGTAACAATATGCTTTTCTTTTTAAgtaaaaagttatatatatttaaacaaccctgtaaatttttgtttttttaatttatatatttagattttggtttaacccacaaatatgtatttaaactATACATTTTTTCCATcttggtatttaaattttttcttttgttgtaaGTGTTAcctaaatactttttttttcttaagttggTATCTCTGTTAGTCAAATCGTTAAATTTCAAGCATGGTTAGTATTTTTAGAgattataaaagaagaaaaaataaaaaagagataaataatgtaaaagaaaaaaatttaaaatatatttttaagtttatatgatGTGGGATTTATTATTGACTAGAACTCTTTTTAACGAATATAACATTTTAGTGTTAATTgagtaacaaaaaaattatttaggtaCAACTTGTGATAAAAAAATGTTTAGGTACTAACTTTGAAAAACAAATAGTTTAAGTATCAATTTGTAGGTTAAGCCCTTTTTAAGAAAAAAGTAATTTAAGTATCACTTGTGAATTGTAACAGAAAAAAGTTTGGGTACCAAGATGGAAAAAAGAGTATAATTTATGTGTCAATTTGTGGATTAGGtctaaaataagttaaaaaaaaagtttcaatcCAAAAGTAGGACAACAGAAATATTTCAAAGGTCAAATTGTTAATTAAGCctaataatttgaataaatttagtTTCTAAAAGGTTGAACACGAAATGGAGAAAAATAGAAGGGTTCAAAGTAGAAGTGAAATTGGTAATACATAAAAATGATCCCTATTCACTTGGCAGGGACACGTTTATATCAGGGTATGGCCGAtggattgatgtgggttccaagCCATTCCAACTAACAGCATGAGAGGATCCAACATTTGTATGTTTATCCATTGTGGTATGATTTGGTTCCCCATTGCTTTCCTTTCGAAATGGGGATGTGGGTGTCATGCAGAACTTGAGATCACCATCAGGTTCCGCTTGTGAGATTGGCCTTGCGGCTGTCGCCGTGTGCTCAGCTTGATACTTCTTTTTATGCAATTTGTAACCGTTTGGCATGAAGCTTCCTACCACAACCtaatagcaaaagaaaatggaactATATATATATCACTCAAAGCatgtaaatttgtttaaaaatgatGTTAACAAAGTAGCAAAGGACTTTTACTTGTATAGGGCTAGCAGCCACCAAGGAACCAGCAAGTCCACCGCCAATTACACGACCATCTGGTCCGGCCAATGAAACACTTAACCCACCAGTTTTACTTTTTCCACCACCACGGTCACTGTCTGTAAATGACCCAGTTAAGGACAATATCTCAAACCGACCCTGCATTGTAATTTAAAGTTTCATCTCAAACTGCTACAGTTCAAAAACAGAAGATTTATTAtctaaataactaaaaataaaactaaaggaAATCATTGCAGGCAGCATGAAAAGTATAAACCCTTAATTAATACCAATGCTGGAAACCGTAAAGGACAAGATATAAAATAAGGTAGAAATATCCATGCCTCGTATGTTAAAATACCACCAGATGAACCAGGTTGTCGAATACAAACAGTGGAAACAGCTCCATTTGCTGACAGAACACAAATCCCACGAGGTCCCTTTTGAGAAAATGAAAGAATTTTGCCTGCAACATCCTGCAACATTCAATAAAGCAATGTTTTCCCATCATGCAAATTGAAGACATTTGCAGGATCCAAAAATCTGTATATTTATACCCAAATTATCTCAATTAGCAATTCTCATGTTTTCTAATCTCGGAACATTACCTCCCCAGGGTTAACTGTGACCACATGTGGCGTAAAGTCCCCTCCAGCTGTGCTAGCAAACAACTGAACTGTCCATATTTAAGAGAGAATATACATGGGTCAGTTTCTATTTCTTTCCTAATTAATGTCCAAAGCAATaagaattgattaattaatgaaaataaaagcCCGAAATTCACCTAAATTTGATCATAATCAAACCTCTTAATTTCTAGCAGTATTCAAGAGGGAACAATGAGAAGCAAAAACCAAGTTCCTATAAAttattaactttttctttttgtcaAATTTGAAATTAATGTGAAAAATCcacaattttatttattatacaatTCCTTAAGAAAAGCATGAATCAACTACCCATAATGTGTTGGGAGAGACTTAGAGAAAAGAAAAGTACCAAAAAAGGGCAAGTCTTTAAGGCTATATTATATTTCTTGCTCAAATTcaagattatatttttatttttcctcagcATGCAAGTTGAATTGAATACTATATACCCCTGAAAGAAAATGACAAAACGACATGCAAGCAATTACAAGACCATATATTTTTGTTTCTTAGATTAATATCTGCACTTTCTCTAGAACCAAAAGGAAGTTTCCTTGTGGAGCTACGGAAAAGCCAAAAAGACTTCCTTGAACTTAACTTACCTATAGAAGCTAGAAGGTGGCAGTTGGAAGAAGCAGGGGGCCTGCCTCTACCTCTCTTGGAAGAGGAGAAGTCAGTAGGAGAAGTCGTCGCTAATTTATATGGTAACCTAAGGTTCCCATCTGCATCATATTTTCTTGGCCTCCCTCTCCTTTTCTTTCCTAAAGAATCAACCCCACCTCCACTTGGTCCTGGAACTGCTGTTGCTGTGGTACTTATTGTGGCTCCCTCGCCTGTTGCTGCATTATCGAGGTTTCTCTCCAAGTCCATGTTCATGACTTGAGATAACACCAAGCTACCCAGTGGCAGATGAGGTGAGTTAGTGTCAGAGTTGCCTAGTGACATGGACATCGTGCTCAACTTTTCTTCCATGTGTTTCTTGAAAGTGGCAAACCCAAAAGAGGCTCTTCTTAAAGGAACAGAAAGTTAGGAGTTGGGAAGCTGGAGAGAAGAAGCCCCCCACCCCCCAAAAAAAGTTTGAAACAAAGACGGGTTTGCTTGAAATGGCGCCAGAAATAGAATGTAGAGAGAGAAGTAGAGATTTTATAAACTTCCCTCCCTTAATGATGGAAGAGGCAAAAGAGACCGAGGGAAGCTAAGGTCTTTCTCTTCTCTGGACTACACAGCCTAAAAAACAGGGTCCTCAAGCTGCCCCACTAATGTTAGAAAATGACTTCATGTTTTATATCAATTTGCTTGCCTTCGCataagtttatatttaaaaaaaaaattaatgattgtgTATCAATATGAATACGACCAAAAAATTTTGAAGATATAGGTTATATTTTGCCATCCCTATACtgtaaaattgaaaaaggaaagtgggcacaaatttcttgttttcttttcggACAATATGGGTAAAGTATACCATAATTCAAATGCTTAAAATATTACTGCCaccaaattttgaatttatataaaacaGTAATCTGACGTAAGAGGAAACGTCTTCATAAAGGTAATTTTATGCGAAGCTTTCAATAGAGTTTGTCACGCAattcttataaaattttattctaggcaccaaaaatattttttatcattttaatctcTCATCATTAATTTGTCATTATATACACtcattttaatcacttaattttagtaaattttcattttgatcacttattttatcatttctttttcttttatgttttttaagaattaattttattttttcagtgACAAAAAAATCTGGGTTagaaaaaacattattttttaaaaaataattcctttttctttacctatttaaaattaatttcactttttttctCAAGGAGAAAACCTAGGGTTTTACAGAGAAATCATCTTAACTTTTATAAGAAAAACTTGagttttacaagaaaaataatttatcttttatcttcttctttttcctttttttagaattaattttagtctttttgataaaaatttaaaatgaggtTTTATAGAAACTACCTAAATTTTTATAGGAAAaagttattttatcttttttgtttcctttgttttttattttttataattaattttagttttttcagtAAAAGAGAAAAATATGAGGTTTTGCAGGAATTATTTGAGTTTTTACAGAAAAAGTCCTGAAGCTTGTATATGGAATTGAGTTAGAGGTGAAGAACTTGGACTTCATCTCCGTAACTAAATAACATAATTCCCTATAAAGCTCAGATTTTcttctaagaaaataaaataagcgACCAAAATGAAAACCTACTAAAGTTGGGTCACTAAAATGAATGCATGTAATGATAAATTAACAACCGGTACTAGAATGACTGAAGTACATAACGGTGGTgattaaaatgacaaaaaatgTAATAGTAATACTCATATTACAAATTTTTTAGTTCTGAAgccttaaataaaaatttatgaaagttaGATTACCAACCATATAACTTACCCTtcaataaaacataatttttaaagaatacgGTTACtaaaaatgtaattattattgCAATTATTGATACTAAGGTATAAAAAGTATGATAGTTTATTTAATACagtatctctttttttttctcttccaaatgactttttttgggttaatttttaaaacattaatcttaattattctaaatattttaattaattaaatattatagtaTATATAAACTACttcatcaaaaataaaatttaagattttaatgGATAAATTTTCTGAAAGAatggataatatttttttaaataattataaaatcgaaaatattttacataaaatataacaGAGAGTAGTAAGGACTAAAGATGAGAAACCAATTTTTTTTGGTCAGTTTATTCTCTAGAGTTCATTTTCAAACTCCTCGAATAagaatttcaattttgatgaatttaaaaattaagtttatctttattatattaaattatctaaaatttaaaatcaaagttattaggtagaaaattttatttatttgtttattttaacaCATATTACAAATTAAGAGAAGAGGGTGATGCAAATAAGACACTTAACCACTATAACGTTAAGCATAAAACAATTCATTATCTTATTCCTAAAGATTCATGGGACGATTGAAGAACTCTGCCTTATTTATCGACTTTTATTGGTGTCAAATAGAgttgtccatgggccgggccgggttcgggccgggTCCGGAAAAAATTTCAGCCCGACTattaggcccgggcccggcccgaaatatgggcctaaaattttgcccaggtCCGGCCTTGGAAAAAATAATAatcccggcccggcccggcccggtttttaataaacacaaaaaaatattttaaaaataaaaaaataaaaatatttttaaagtattttaaaattaaaaaataaaaataaaaaatatatatttattatattcgggccgggccgggctcgggccaaaaaagttgagcatgagcccggcccattttttaaacgggcctcgtttttttgcccaagcccatatttcgggcctatatttttacccgaatcctcccatatttcgggcgggccgtcgggccgcctggcccatggacaggtctagtgtCAAATTCAGCTtaatattttgactttttttttctcgACTCCTACGGGTGTCGAGTTTAGTTTAACATTTTATtgtttagtcttttttttatgtattttttcccttatttatgcttaatttgttaaataaagtCGGATGGATGTGATTTAATTCACGTTTAAGAGTAGATTTGatgaaatttaattgttaatattattaactaattataaattttcatcaaaaacaatTCTAAAAttcgaattaaacactaaaaagttaacacCATTACCTTTGACcaccaaaatatataatttttgtcaaatacAGTTATCAAATTAGACCAAAAAATGGCACAGGAATCACATtaaaaaaagtgtcaaactcaattatcaaattataattaaacatttaaagtAATGTTAAATTCAATTGCCATGTGTTCTATGTAAAAATTAACctaatttttaccataaattgaGTTAAAGCGCAAGAAAAGCGCTTATTTGAGTGCTTTCATAAATGattaacctatatatatatatatatatatatatatgtattttgaaatatttgaaagaTTGAACCTTAATTTAAgcatttaacttaattaatagaAAGTAgaaattaatgttttttaaacaGAACTGCTAGTTGAATCGATCAAATCACTAGTTCGTAAGTTCAAttgattcaattaaaatattattaaaaatttaaaaaactaataaaattgaaaattttggttcAACCATCTAATTCACTTGGTCTGTACTGattctcaagtcaatcgattcaAATTTTCTCATCAAATTGATGCATTAACCGATTTGACTGACGTGTCCAACCTATTTCAAAAAACATTAATGAAACTAAAGACGGTATTTATTACAGCATTACCAAACTAGAAATAACAAAGTAACAAAAGATCTTAACCCCAAACTTAATATTGATGAAAATATCTTAACCCCAAGTGAGTGAAGGTAAGGGTGAACAAaaattaattcgatttgaaaaattcgataaaaaatttaaattttgaattaaatagtttgagttattcgGA from the Gossypium hirsutum isolate 1008001.06 chromosome D09, Gossypium_hirsutum_v2.1, whole genome shotgun sequence genome contains:
- the LOC107908721 gene encoding AT-hook motif nuclear-localized protein 1, whose product is MEEKLSTMSMSLGNSDTNSPHLPLGSLVLSQVMNMDLERNLDNAATGEGATISTTATAVPGPSGGGVDSLGKKRRGRPRKYDADGNLRLPYKLATTSPTDFSSSKRGRGRPPASSNCHLLASIVQLFASTAGGDFTPHVVTVNPGEDVAGKILSFSQKGPRGICVLSANGAVSTVCIRQPGSSGGILTYEGRFEILSLTGSFTDSDRGGGKSKTGGLSVSLAGPDGRVIGGGLAGSLVAASPIQVVVGSFMPNGYKLHKKKYQAEHTATAARPISQAEPDGDLKFCMTPTSPFRKESNGEPNHTTMDKHTNVGSSHAVSWNGLEPTSIHRPYPDINVSLPSE